In a genomic window of Candidatus Desulfatibia profunda:
- a CDS encoding methyl-accepting chemotaxis protein → MTKGPHQRQTYIVDPEFQYGLIRKLAMIAVMIIVMSLAFLVVAHHLYGDVQIEVSQPDPFAVSESLTTLPVQISLFKLLWPVLAICVLVTLVVIFFFGVIISHRMAGPIYRIRHTLDQMVQGELGGEIRLRSKDDFKSLAENVNTLKKSWQIQIKELKELCQKLETGDEDMQKKHLKRLNEILATFKT, encoded by the coding sequence ATGACTAAAGGCCCGCATCAACGACAAACCTATATTGTAGATCCCGAGTTCCAATACGGGCTGATACGTAAACTAGCGATGATAGCGGTGATGATCATTGTGATGTCTTTGGCTTTTCTGGTCGTTGCCCACCACCTTTACGGCGATGTGCAGATCGAGGTTTCCCAGCCTGATCCCTTTGCCGTATCGGAGAGTCTTACGACCTTGCCGGTCCAGATCTCCCTCTTTAAACTATTGTGGCCTGTTCTGGCGATTTGTGTTCTGGTAACGCTGGTGGTTATATTTTTTTTCGGAGTTATCATTTCGCACCGGATGGCAGGACCCATATACCGTATCCGACACACATTGGATCAAATGGTTCAGGGCGAGCTTGGGGGGGAGATCCGTTTGAGGAGCAAGGATGACTTTAAATCCTTAGCGGAAAATGTCAATACTCTGAAAAAAAGCTGGCAGATACAGATTAAAGAGTTAAAAGAGCTTTGTCAAAAGTTGGAGACCGGGGACGAGGACATGCAGAAAAAACATTTGAAACGGTTAAATGAAATCCTGGCCACATTCAAGACGTAA
- a CDS encoding glutamate racemase, which translates to MIGIFDSGIGGLTVVRSLMQQLSGYDIIYFGDTARTPYGTKSSETVIGYALENTDFLLKRGAKIIVMACNTASSVAAERVSAEFDVPIFEVITPAVEMSLKASRKLRIGVVGTRATVKSGIYEKKIKAIHPDAKIYSAACPLLVPLVEEGWLQKPETKMIIKKYLHPLKVRQIDTLILGCTHYPLLKDEIQRKIGKRVTVIDSSIAIAAAVENFLAEHAEVDNRLSKNGKFRLFVSDITEQFEKMAKSTLKRNVHLEQVRI; encoded by the coding sequence ATGATCGGAATCTTTGACTCAGGAATCGGCGGACTTACCGTTGTCAGATCATTAATGCAGCAGCTTTCCGGCTATGATATAATCTACTTTGGCGATACTGCCCGGACACCGTACGGTACCAAGAGCTCCGAGACCGTTATCGGGTATGCACTTGAAAATACCGATTTTCTGCTGAAGCGCGGCGCCAAAATAATCGTAATGGCATGCAATACCGCCTCAAGTGTGGCCGCCGAAAGGGTGTCGGCAGAATTTGATGTCCCCATCTTCGAGGTTATTACACCTGCTGTGGAAATGTCTTTGAAGGCTTCCCGAAAGCTCAGAATTGGTGTTGTCGGAACGCGGGCCACGGTAAAAAGCGGGATATACGAAAAAAAGATCAAGGCGATACACCCGGACGCAAAGATCTATTCCGCGGCCTGTCCGCTGCTGGTGCCGCTGGTGGAGGAAGGCTGGTTGCAGAAGCCTGAAACCAAGATGATCATCAAAAAATATTTGCACCCCTTAAAGGTCCGGCAAATCGATACTCTTATCCTGGGATGCACCCACTATCCGCTTCTGAAAGATGAAATCCAAAGAAAAATCGGTAAAAGGGTGACCGTCATAGACTCTTCCATTGCGATTGCCGCGGCGGTTGAAAATTTTCTGGCCGAACATGCCGAAGTCGATAATCGGTTAAGCAAAAACGGTAAGTTCCGACTCTTTGTGTCGGATATCACCGAGCAGTTTGAGAAGATGGCCAAGAGCACGCTCAAAAGAAATGTGCATCTTGAGCAGGTTAGAATTTAA